The following proteins are encoded in a genomic region of Nocardioides sp. cx-173:
- a CDS encoding acetyl/propionyl/methylcrotonyl-CoA carboxylase subunit alpha — MPTISRVLVANRAEIASRVFRTCRDLGIETVAVHSDADAALPYVAEADHAVRLPGTAPADTYLRADLVLDAARRTGADAVHPGYGFLSENADFARAVAAAGLTWIGPAPASIEQMGSKIESKKLMEAAGVPVLTNHSVDTATDADLPLLVKASAGGGGRGMRVVRSLADLPGEIEKARAEAESAFGDGTVFVEPYIEQGRHVEVQVLGHGEGVEVYGERDCSIQRRHQKVVEEAPAPLLPEPTRRALHEAARAAAAAIDYRGAGTVEFLYDAERDRFFFLEMNTRLQVEHPVTEEVFGVDLVAQQIAVAEDEAVAGAVRPEGHAIEVRLYAEDPSADYQPQSGLLTSFEIPVEDGIRVESGFASGNEVSTHYDAMLAKVIAHAGTRQAAARKLASVLSRARIHGLVTNRDLLVAILRDETFLSGQVSTAFLGGFETGLRSSSTTEAAAVAAAVALAERAGAARTVQSGAPVGWRNVTSQPQRTEFEGDLVVEWLGGRDGYVVDGHVVVTASPTSVTLETDGVRTTYDVAVSGLVVDVDSTHGHVRLERVPRFVDPADAVASGSLLAPMPGTVVRVVVEPGATVAAGDPVLVLEAMKMQHTVSAPHDGTVAEIHVQPGTQVAAGEVLAVVETGEDA, encoded by the coding sequence GTGCCGACCATCAGCAGAGTCCTCGTCGCCAACCGCGCCGAGATCGCGAGCCGGGTGTTCCGCACCTGCCGCGACCTCGGCATCGAGACCGTGGCCGTCCACTCCGACGCCGATGCCGCGCTGCCCTACGTCGCCGAGGCCGACCACGCCGTACGCCTGCCCGGCACGGCGCCGGCCGACACCTACCTGCGTGCCGACCTGGTCCTCGACGCCGCCCGCCGCACGGGTGCCGACGCGGTCCACCCGGGCTACGGGTTCCTGTCGGAGAACGCCGACTTCGCCCGCGCCGTCGCGGCTGCGGGCCTGACCTGGATCGGTCCGGCGCCTGCGTCCATCGAGCAGATGGGCTCGAAGATCGAGTCCAAGAAGCTCATGGAGGCCGCCGGCGTGCCGGTGCTCACCAACCACTCGGTCGACACCGCCACCGACGCCGACCTGCCGCTGCTGGTCAAGGCCTCGGCGGGCGGCGGCGGCCGTGGCATGCGGGTCGTGCGCTCCCTGGCCGACCTGCCCGGCGAGATCGAGAAGGCGCGCGCGGAGGCCGAGTCGGCCTTCGGCGACGGGACCGTCTTCGTCGAGCCCTACATCGAGCAGGGCCGCCACGTCGAGGTCCAGGTCCTGGGCCACGGCGAGGGGGTCGAGGTCTACGGCGAACGCGACTGCTCGATCCAGCGCCGCCACCAGAAGGTCGTGGAGGAGGCGCCGGCGCCGCTGCTGCCCGAGCCGACGCGCCGGGCGCTGCACGAGGCCGCGCGGGCGGCCGCGGCCGCGATCGACTACCGCGGAGCGGGCACCGTCGAGTTCCTCTACGACGCCGAGCGGGACCGCTTCTTCTTCCTGGAGATGAACACCCGGCTCCAGGTCGAGCACCCGGTCACGGAGGAGGTCTTCGGCGTCGACCTGGTCGCCCAGCAGATCGCGGTGGCCGAGGACGAGGCCGTGGCGGGAGCGGTGCGGCCCGAGGGGCACGCGATCGAGGTCCGGCTCTACGCCGAGGACCCGAGCGCCGACTACCAGCCGCAGAGCGGGCTGCTGACGTCGTTCGAGATCCCGGTCGAGGACGGCATCCGCGTGGAGAGCGGCTTCGCGAGCGGCAACGAGGTGTCGACGCACTACGACGCGATGCTCGCCAAGGTCATCGCGCACGCCGGCACCCGCCAGGCCGCCGCCCGCAAGCTCGCGTCGGTCCTGAGCCGGGCCCGCATCCACGGCCTGGTCACCAACCGGGACCTCCTGGTCGCGATCCTGCGGGACGAGACCTTCCTGTCGGGTCAGGTCAGCACGGCGTTCCTCGGCGGTTTCGAGACGGGACTCCGTTCTTCTTCCACCACCGAGGCGGCTGCGGTGGCGGCGGCGGTGGCGCTGGCGGAGCGGGCCGGGGCGGCACGGACCGTGCAGTCCGGGGCCCCGGTGGGCTGGCGCAACGTCACCTCCCAGCCGCAGCGCACCGAGTTCGAGGGCGACCTGGTCGTCGAGTGGCTCGGCGGACGTGACGGGTACGTCGTCGACGGCCACGTCGTCGTGACGGCGAGCCCCACCTCCGTGACGCTCGAGACCGACGGCGTCCGCACGACGTACGACGTCGCGGTCAGCGGTCTGGTCGTCGACGTCGACTCCACCCACGGGCACGTGCGGCTCGAGCGGGTCCCGCGGTTCGTGGACCCGGCCGACGCGGTCGCGAGCGGCTCGCTGCTCGCACCGATGCCCGGCACCGTCGTGCGGGTGGTCGTCGAGCCCGGCGCGACCGTCGCCGCGGGCGACCCGGTCCTGGTCCTCGAGGCCATGAAGATGCAGCACACCGTGAGCGCGCCCCACGACGGCACGGTCGCCGAGATCCACGTCCAGCCAGGCACCCAGGTCGCCGCCGGTGAGGTCCTCGCCGTCGTCGAGACAGGAGAAGACGCATGA
- a CDS encoding acyl-CoA carboxylase subunit beta — MSNREAMLEKIEALDAENAKAVAGGGERSVARHHGRGKLMPRERIELLIDEGSAFLELSPLAGWGSDFAVGASVVTGIGVIEGVECMITANDPSVKGGASNPWTVKKIFRASQIAEENGLPSVSLVESGGADLPTQKEIFIPGGKLFRDLTRASARKQPTIALVFGNSTAGGAYVPGMSDYTVMVKEQAKVFLGGPPLVKMATGEESDDESLGGAEMHARTSGLADYLAEDERDAIRIGRRIVARLNWRKARTAPATYAEPDADPDGLLDLIPTDLKEPFDPREVIARICDGVSEGDGPEGRAFDEFKPLYGTSLVTGWARLHGHPIGILANAQGVLFSEEAQKATQFVQLANQSDTPLLFLHNTTGYMVGKDYEQGGIIKHGAMMINAISNSTVPHLTVVMGASYGAGNYGMNGRAFDPRFLFTWPSAKSAVMGPAQLAGVLEIVAQQSAESKGQEFDAEGFKGIKELVEAQVEEQSLPYFLSGMLYDDGVIDPRDTRTVLGICLSVIDNSAYSGTDRFGVFRM, encoded by the coding sequence ATGAGCAACCGCGAGGCGATGCTCGAGAAGATCGAGGCGCTCGACGCCGAGAACGCGAAGGCGGTGGCCGGGGGCGGGGAGAGGTCCGTCGCGCGCCACCACGGCCGCGGCAAGCTGATGCCGCGCGAGCGCATCGAGCTGCTGATCGACGAGGGCTCGGCGTTCCTGGAGCTGAGCCCGCTGGCCGGCTGGGGCTCGGACTTCGCCGTCGGCGCCAGCGTCGTCACCGGCATCGGGGTGATCGAGGGGGTGGAGTGCATGATCACCGCCAACGACCCCTCGGTGAAGGGCGGCGCCTCCAACCCCTGGACGGTGAAGAAGATCTTCCGCGCCTCCCAGATCGCCGAGGAGAACGGCCTGCCCAGCGTCTCGCTCGTCGAGTCCGGGGGCGCCGACCTGCCGACGCAGAAGGAGATCTTCATCCCCGGCGGCAAGCTGTTCCGCGACCTGACCCGCGCCAGCGCCCGCAAGCAGCCCACGATCGCGCTGGTCTTCGGCAACTCCACCGCCGGCGGCGCGTACGTGCCCGGCATGAGCGACTACACGGTCATGGTCAAGGAGCAGGCCAAGGTGTTCCTCGGCGGCCCGCCGCTGGTCAAGATGGCCACCGGCGAGGAGTCCGACGACGAGTCGCTCGGCGGCGCCGAGATGCACGCGCGCACCTCGGGCCTCGCCGACTACCTCGCCGAGGACGAGCGCGACGCCATCCGGATCGGGCGACGCATCGTCGCGCGGCTCAACTGGCGCAAGGCGCGGACCGCCCCGGCGACGTACGCCGAGCCCGACGCCGACCCCGACGGCCTGCTCGACCTGATCCCCACCGACCTGAAGGAGCCGTTCGACCCGCGCGAGGTCATCGCGCGGATCTGCGACGGCGTGAGCGAGGGCGACGGCCCCGAAGGCAGGGCGTTCGACGAGTTCAAGCCGCTCTACGGCACCTCGCTGGTCACCGGCTGGGCCAGGCTGCACGGCCACCCCATCGGCATCCTCGCCAACGCCCAGGGCGTGCTGTTCTCCGAGGAGGCGCAGAAGGCGACGCAGTTCGTGCAGCTCGCCAACCAGAGCGACACGCCCCTGCTCTTCCTGCACAACACCACCGGCTACATGGTCGGCAAGGACTACGAGCAGGGCGGGATCATCAAGCACGGCGCGATGATGATCAATGCGATCAGCAACTCCACCGTGCCGCACCTGACCGTGGTCATGGGCGCGTCGTACGGCGCCGGCAACTACGGCATGAACGGGCGCGCCTTCGACCCCCGCTTCCTCTTCACCTGGCCCTCGGCCAAGTCGGCGGTGATGGGCCCGGCCCAGCTGGCCGGCGTGCTCGAGATCGTGGCCCAGCAGTCCGCGGAGTCCAAGGGCCAGGAGTTCGACGCCGAGGGCTTCAAGGGCATCAAGGAGCTCGTCGAGGCACAGGTCGAGGAGCAGTCCCTGCCGTACTTCCTCTCGGGGATGCTCTACGACGACGGCGTCATCGACCCGCGCGACACCCGCACCGTCCTCGGCATCTGCCTGTCCGTGATCGACAACTCGGCGTACAGCGGCACCGACCGCTTCGGCGTCTTCAGGATGTGA
- a CDS encoding acyl-CoA dehydrogenase family protein — translation MSSEHRDALRDVATEFTRREVTPHLQAWEDAGAIPRELHRAAAAQGLLGISFPESVGGEGGDLLDTVALQEAMFAAGASSGLMAGLFTNGIALPHIAAHGSPALVDRYVRPTLAGQTIGSLAITEPGGGSDVGNLRTSAVRDGEHYVVNGDKTFITSGVRADFVTTAVRTGGPGAGGVSLLVIDKDTAGFTVDRSLAKMGWHCSDTAELSFADVRVPVGNLVGEENAGFWYIAEQFVVERMALAVHGYGIAARSLALAHAYCQERETFGKPLVSRQVVRHQLVEMHRRVEVARAYTHAVAARHVAGESVIAEACLAKQTACDTATYVCDQAVQLFGGTGYMHGTEVERHYRDARLLPIGGGATEVLADLAAKLLGYAS, via the coding sequence ATGAGCAGCGAGCACCGCGACGCGCTGCGCGACGTCGCCACCGAGTTCACCCGCCGCGAGGTCACCCCGCACCTCCAGGCGTGGGAGGACGCGGGCGCCATCCCGCGCGAGCTGCACCGCGCCGCCGCCGCGCAGGGCCTCCTCGGCATCTCCTTCCCGGAGTCGGTGGGCGGCGAGGGCGGCGACCTGCTCGACACGGTCGCGCTCCAGGAGGCGATGTTCGCCGCCGGTGCGTCGAGCGGCCTGATGGCCGGGCTGTTCACCAACGGCATCGCGCTGCCCCACATCGCCGCGCACGGCTCGCCCGCGCTGGTCGACCGCTACGTGCGGCCGACCCTGGCCGGGCAGACGATCGGCTCGCTCGCGATCACCGAGCCCGGCGGCGGCTCCGACGTCGGCAACCTGCGCACGAGCGCCGTGCGCGACGGCGAGCACTACGTCGTCAACGGCGACAAGACCTTCATCACCAGCGGCGTGCGCGCCGACTTCGTGACGACCGCGGTCCGCACCGGTGGTCCGGGCGCCGGTGGGGTGAGCCTGCTGGTGATCGACAAGGACACGGCCGGCTTCACCGTCGACCGGTCCCTGGCCAAGATGGGCTGGCACTGCTCGGACACCGCCGAGCTGTCCTTCGCCGACGTCCGGGTCCCGGTCGGCAACCTGGTCGGCGAGGAGAACGCCGGCTTCTGGTACATCGCCGAGCAGTTCGTCGTCGAGCGGATGGCGCTCGCGGTCCACGGCTACGGCATCGCCGCCCGCTCGCTCGCGCTCGCCCATGCCTACTGCCAGGAGCGCGAGACCTTCGGCAAGCCGCTGGTCTCGCGCCAGGTCGTGCGCCACCAGCTCGTCGAGATGCACCGCCGGGTCGAGGTGGCGCGCGCCTACACGCACGCCGTCGCCGCCCGCCACGTGGCCGGGGAGAGCGTCATCGCCGAGGCCTGCCTGGCCAAGCAGACCGCCTGCGACACCGCGACCTACGTCTGCGACCAGGCGGTCCAGCTCTTCGGCGGGACCGGCTACATGCACGGCACCGAGGTGGAGCGGCACTACCGCGACGCCCGGCTCCTGCCCATCGGGGGCGGCGCCACCGAGGTGCTCGCCGACCTCGCCGCCAAGCTGCTGGGCTACGCGTCATGA
- a CDS encoding acyclic terpene utilization AtuA family protein, whose amino-acid sequence MSAATGAVLRIGNCSGFYGDRLAAMREMLEGAHEGQALDVLTGDYLAELTMLILGRDTMKDPSLGYARTFVRQLEDCLGLALEKGVKIVSNAGGLNPAGLAGKVREVATGLGLDVKVAHVEGDDLRALSFDGALTANAYLGGFGIAAALRQGADVVVTGRVTDASLVVGPAVAHFGWTPTSYDELAGAVVAGHVLECGTQATGGNFSGFRTLPRTGRPLGFPLAEIAADGSCVVTKQDGTGGAVTVDTVTAQLVYEIQSTRYLNPDVVTDLASVRLAQAGPDRVAISGVTGEAPPERLKVCVNTLGGFRNTLELVLTGLDIDAKAAWVREQLEPSLTAATVSWTRTALPGPDADTEEGASCLLRCTALDPEAGPVGKAFTGPAVELALASYPGFTMTAPPGPPTPYGVYRAEYVDRSAVTHTVVHADGSREVVADPTDFSSADAEDGLRPSPYPAPTDSLTRRVPLGTFVHARSGDKGGDANLGLWVAHEGPDGPDDPDKYDERVTWLAKFMSPRKVRELIPEARDLDVEVYLLPHLGAVNVLIRGLLGEGVAASTRFDPQAKGLGEWVRSRLVHIQEDLT is encoded by the coding sequence ATGAGCGCCGCCACCGGCGCCGTGCTGCGCATCGGCAACTGCTCCGGCTTCTACGGCGACCGGCTCGCGGCGATGCGCGAGATGCTGGAGGGAGCCCACGAGGGGCAGGCCCTGGACGTCCTCACGGGCGACTACCTCGCCGAGCTGACCATGCTGATCCTCGGCCGCGACACGATGAAGGACCCCTCGCTCGGCTACGCGCGCACCTTCGTGCGTCAGCTCGAGGACTGCCTCGGGCTCGCGCTCGAGAAGGGCGTCAAGATCGTCAGCAACGCCGGTGGGCTCAACCCCGCCGGCCTGGCCGGCAAGGTCCGCGAGGTCGCGACCGGCCTCGGGCTGGACGTCAAGGTCGCCCACGTCGAGGGTGACGACCTGCGCGCGCTGTCCTTCGACGGCGCGCTCACGGCCAACGCCTACCTGGGCGGCTTCGGGATCGCCGCCGCGCTGCGCCAGGGCGCGGACGTCGTCGTCACCGGCCGGGTCACCGACGCCTCGCTCGTGGTCGGGCCCGCCGTCGCCCACTTCGGCTGGACGCCCACGTCGTACGACGAGCTGGCCGGCGCCGTCGTCGCGGGCCACGTGCTCGAGTGCGGCACGCAGGCCACGGGCGGCAACTTCTCCGGCTTCCGGACGCTGCCCCGCACCGGGCGGCCGCTCGGCTTCCCGCTGGCCGAGATCGCCGCCGACGGCTCGTGCGTGGTCACCAAGCAGGACGGCACCGGGGGCGCGGTCACCGTCGACACCGTCACCGCCCAGCTGGTCTACGAGATCCAGAGCACCCGCTACCTCAACCCCGACGTCGTCACCGACCTCGCGTCGGTGCGCCTGGCCCAGGCCGGCCCCGACCGGGTCGCGATCTCCGGCGTGACCGGCGAGGCGCCACCCGAGCGGCTCAAGGTCTGCGTCAACACCCTCGGCGGCTTCCGCAACACCCTCGAGCTCGTCCTCACCGGCCTCGACATCGACGCCAAGGCCGCGTGGGTCCGCGAGCAGCTCGAGCCGTCGCTCACCGCGGCGACCGTCAGCTGGACGCGCACCGCCCTGCCGGGCCCCGACGCGGACACCGAGGAGGGCGCGTCCTGCCTGCTGCGGTGCACGGCCCTCGACCCCGAGGCGGGCCCGGTCGGAAAGGCGTTCACCGGCCCCGCGGTCGAGCTCGCGCTGGCGTCCTACCCGGGGTTCACCATGACCGCCCCGCCGGGACCGCCCACGCCGTACGGCGTCTATCGGGCCGAGTACGTCGACCGCTCGGCCGTGACCCACACGGTCGTGCACGCCGACGGGAGCCGCGAGGTCGTCGCGGACCCCACCGACTTCTCCAGCGCCGACGCCGAGGACGGTCTGCGGCCCTCGCCGTACCCCGCCCCGACCGACTCGCTCACCCGGCGGGTGCCGCTGGGGACCTTCGTCCACGCCCGGTCCGGCGACAAGGGCGGCGACGCCAACCTCGGCCTGTGGGTCGCGCACGAGGGCCCCGACGGCCCCGACGACCCCGACAAGTACGACGAGCGCGTCACCTGGCTGGCCAAGTTCATGAGCCCGCGCAAGGTGCGCGAGCTGATCCCGGAGGCACGAGACCTCGACGTCGAGGTGTACCTGCTCCCGCACCTCGGCGCCGTCAACGTGCTCATCCGCGGCCTGCTCGGCGAGGGGGTCGCGGCCTCGACCCGCTTCGACCCCCAGGCCAAGGGCCTGGGCGAATGGGTGCGCTCGCGCCTCGTCCACATCCAGGAGGACCTGACATGA
- a CDS encoding TIGR03084 family metal-binding protein gives MNQLLEDLLADLDAETDRLWSAVSGLADSADGGWATPTPAAGWSVATQVAHLLWTDETATAAARSVEGPARKEAWDAIVLEAIADPTGYVDASAHEVARLSPAALLARWGKARTALAEALRDLPDGERMPWFGPPMSASSMATARFMETWAHALDVYEALGVEPEITDRIRHVAHLGVRTRGFAFATHGLPAPAEDFRVELTAPSGEIWAWGPDDAVQRVSGPAYDFCLLATQRVHRDDTALVAEGAEAEQWLGIAQCFAGPPGEGRAPR, from the coding sequence GTGAACCAGCTGCTCGAGGACCTGCTCGCCGACCTGGACGCCGAGACCGACCGGCTCTGGAGCGCCGTCTCGGGCCTCGCCGACTCAGCCGACGGGGGCTGGGCCACCCCCACGCCGGCCGCCGGCTGGAGTGTCGCCACCCAGGTCGCGCACCTGCTCTGGACCGACGAGACCGCCACGGCTGCCGCCCGCTCGGTCGAGGGGCCGGCGCGCAAGGAGGCCTGGGACGCGATCGTGCTCGAGGCGATCGCGGACCCGACCGGGTACGTCGACGCGTCGGCCCACGAGGTCGCCCGGCTGAGCCCGGCCGCCCTGCTGGCGCGCTGGGGCAAGGCGCGCACGGCCCTCGCCGAGGCGCTGCGCGACCTCCCCGACGGCGAGCGGATGCCGTGGTTCGGGCCGCCGATGTCTGCGTCCTCGATGGCGACCGCCCGCTTCATGGAGACCTGGGCCCATGCGCTCGACGTCTACGAGGCGCTCGGCGTCGAGCCGGAAATCACCGATCGGATCCGGCACGTCGCCCACCTGGGCGTGCGCACCCGCGGCTTCGCGTTCGCCACCCACGGCCTGCCGGCGCCTGCGGAGGACTTCCGCGTCGAGCTCACCGCACCGTCCGGCGAGATCTGGGCCTGGGGGCCGGACGACGCCGTGCAGCGGGTGAGCGGGCCGGCGTACGACTTCTGCCTGCTGGCGACCCAGCGCGTCCACCGCGACGACACCGCGCTGGTGGCCGAGGGCGCCGAGGCCGAGCAGTGGCTGGGGATCGCCCAGTGCTTCGCGGGACCTCCGGGCGAGGGGCGGGCGCCGCGATGA
- a CDS encoding TetR/AcrR family transcriptional regulator, translating to MTTGPATRVSQEERSRAMRARLLQATVEVLVERGFGGTTTTLVSERAGVSRGAQLHHFPTKNDLVVAAVEHLTEVRGRELAAAATRLPQGERRTRAVLEMLGDHFTSPVFTAALELWVAARTDETLMAAVAPLEQRVGREVHRLTVELLGADESRPGTRELIQATLDLVRGLGLADTITDDARRRARILDQWALTLDAALKETP from the coding sequence GTGACCACCGGACCCGCGACCCGCGTCTCCCAGGAGGAGCGAAGCCGGGCGATGCGGGCCCGGTTACTGCAGGCGACGGTGGAGGTGCTGGTCGAGCGCGGCTTCGGCGGCACGACCACGACGCTGGTCTCCGAGCGGGCCGGGGTGAGTCGCGGCGCCCAGCTGCACCACTTCCCGACCAAGAACGACCTCGTCGTCGCCGCGGTCGAGCACCTGACCGAGGTGCGCGGCCGAGAGCTCGCCGCCGCGGCCACGCGCCTGCCGCAAGGCGAGCGCCGCACCCGCGCGGTGCTGGAGATGCTCGGCGACCACTTCACCTCGCCGGTGTTCACCGCCGCGCTGGAGCTCTGGGTCGCGGCACGCACCGACGAGACGCTGATGGCCGCGGTCGCCCCGTTGGAGCAGCGGGTCGGGCGCGAGGTGCACCGCCTCACCGTGGAGCTGCTCGGCGCCGACGAGTCCCGGCCCGGGACCCGCGAGCTCATCCAGGCGACCCTCGACCTGGTCCGCGGCCTCGGTCTCGCCGACACCATCACCGACGACGCGCGCCGACGTGCCCGCATCCTCGACCAGTGGGCCCTGACCCTCGACGCCGCCCTGAAGGAGACCCCGTGA
- a CDS encoding extracellular solute-binding protein, which yields MRRTHQLVPLAAAALLLTACATGSSDDESDDASYDREAELSGALTVMGFGAVDEIASTRLDRAEEALGGDVDVELVEGDLDIQQFLSSVASGEPPEIIYADRKQIGTFASRGAIVPLTDCIDGEQVDTSVLRESALDQVTFADEIWAVPEFNLVQIVQANGDLLRQEGLTLDDVNGSDWDAVAEANRALMGRQGGDLSVIGYDTKLPEFLPLWAKANGADLISEDGRTAQLDDPAVVEALEFAVSVYDEQGGFSDVKAFRDSADFFGEGNQFASGTLGAMPMEQWYVSVLNDVSPQAPVVFDTFRDTDGEPLAFASGSAWAIPKGSANPEAACRFARVMTETESWVAAAQERVRLRGEKEGGIFTGLLTANEEADEQVRAMVEPSGEEKWDSAVTAQYDANDHTFSLPANPAGEEFETAWEDAVNRVLNGQQSPQEAMAQAQEEAQSALDAGWAEWEER from the coding sequence ATGAGGCGTACCCACCAGCTCGTCCCCCTGGCCGCAGCGGCCCTGCTGCTGACCGCGTGCGCGACCGGGTCGTCCGACGACGAGTCGGACGACGCGTCGTACGACCGCGAGGCCGAGCTCAGCGGCGCGCTGACCGTGATGGGCTTCGGCGCCGTCGACGAGATCGCGAGCACCCGCCTGGACCGCGCCGAGGAGGCGCTGGGCGGCGACGTCGACGTGGAGCTGGTCGAGGGCGACCTGGACATCCAGCAGTTCCTGTCGTCGGTGGCCAGCGGCGAGCCGCCGGAGATCATCTATGCCGACCGCAAGCAGATCGGCACCTTCGCCTCGCGGGGGGCGATCGTCCCGCTCACCGACTGCATCGACGGCGAGCAGGTCGACACCTCGGTCCTGCGGGAGTCCGCGCTGGACCAGGTCACCTTCGCCGACGAGATCTGGGCCGTGCCGGAGTTCAACCTGGTCCAGATCGTGCAGGCCAACGGCGACCTGCTGCGGCAGGAGGGGCTGACGCTCGACGACGTCAACGGCTCCGACTGGGACGCCGTGGCCGAGGCCAACCGCGCGCTGATGGGGCGCCAGGGCGGCGACCTCTCGGTGATCGGCTACGACACCAAGCTGCCGGAGTTCCTGCCGCTGTGGGCCAAGGCCAACGGCGCCGACCTGATCTCCGAGGACGGCCGCACCGCCCAACTCGACGACCCGGCGGTCGTGGAGGCGCTGGAGTTCGCGGTGTCGGTCTACGACGAGCAGGGCGGCTTCAGCGACGTCAAGGCGTTCCGCGACTCCGCCGACTTCTTCGGCGAGGGCAACCAGTTCGCCTCCGGGACGCTCGGAGCGATGCCGATGGAGCAGTGGTACGTCAGCGTCCTCAACGACGTCTCGCCCCAGGCCCCGGTCGTCTTCGACACCTTCCGTGACACCGACGGCGAGCCACTGGCCTTCGCCTCCGGCTCGGCGTGGGCGATCCCCAAGGGCAGCGCCAACCCCGAGGCTGCCTGCCGCTTCGCCCGGGTCATGACCGAGACCGAGAGCTGGGTGGCCGCCGCGCAGGAGCGCGTCCGCCTGCGCGGCGAGAAGGAGGGCGGCATCTTCACCGGGCTGCTGACCGCCAACGAGGAGGCCGACGAGCAGGTGCGCGCGATGGTCGAGCCCAGCGGCGAGGAGAAGTGGGACAGCGCCGTCACCGCGCAGTACGACGCCAACGACCACACCTTCTCGCTGCCGGCGAACCCCGCCGGCGAGGAGTTCGAGACGGCCTGGGAGGACGCGGTCAACCGGGTGCTCAACGGCCAGCAGTCGCCCCAGGAGGCGATGGCCCAGGCCCAGGAGGAGGCGCAGAGCGCCCTCGACGCCGGCTGGGCCGAGTGGGAGGAGCGGTGA
- a CDS encoding carbohydrate ABC transporter permease, protein MSTAALTPFRRTPSSRGGAERRDRRAALLFISPWIVGFLLFTAYPVLYTGYLSLTDYDVINDPSFVGTANFEELLQDPKVSLALRNTFVFVLFSVPAQAVVSLGLALLLNAAGRASGFFRTAFFLPKMTPPVAIGILLLLLFNGQSGLINEALGLVGIDGPSWTTDPTWVKPGLAMMSLWTVGGSVIILLAALRNVPEELYDAARCDGAGWWRRTWHVTLPMISGALFFVVIVDTIAGFQSFTEAYTAFFGSGNTTYGNDAALFYSIYLFQQAFEFLHMGYAAALAWVLFLIIMVVTFVQVRVSKRLVYLEGEQR, encoded by the coding sequence GTGAGCACCGCTGCGCTCACCCCCTTCCGACGCACGCCCTCCTCCCGCGGTGGCGCCGAGCGCCGGGACCGGCGCGCGGCGCTGCTGTTCATCAGCCCCTGGATCGTCGGCTTCCTGCTCTTCACCGCCTACCCGGTCCTCTACACCGGCTACCTCTCCCTGACCGACTACGACGTGATCAACGACCCCTCCTTCGTCGGGACCGCCAACTTCGAGGAGCTGCTGCAGGACCCCAAGGTCTCGCTGGCGTTGCGCAACACCTTCGTGTTCGTCCTGTTCAGCGTGCCGGCCCAGGCCGTCGTCTCCCTGGGGCTGGCCCTGCTGCTCAACGCGGCGGGGCGCGCCTCGGGCTTCTTCCGCACGGCGTTCTTCCTGCCCAAGATGACCCCGCCGGTGGCGATCGGGATCCTGCTGCTGCTGCTGTTCAACGGCCAGAGCGGACTCATCAACGAGGCGCTCGGGCTGGTCGGGATCGACGGTCCCTCGTGGACCACCGACCCGACCTGGGTCAAGCCGGGGCTGGCGATGATGAGCCTCTGGACGGTCGGCGGCTCGGTCATCATCCTGCTGGCGGCCCTGCGCAACGTGCCGGAGGAGCTCTACGACGCCGCCCGCTGCGACGGCGCCGGCTGGTGGCGCCGCACCTGGCACGTGACCCTGCCGATGATCAGCGGGGCGCTCTTCTTCGTGGTCATCGTGGACACCATCGCCGGCTTCCAGTCCTTCACCGAGGCCTACACCGCCTTCTTCGGCAGCGGCAACACGACCTACGGCAACGACGCGGCGCTCTTCTACTCGATCTACCTCTTCCAGCAGGCCTTCGAGTTCCTGCACATGGGCTACGCCGCCGCCCTCGCGTGGGTGCTGTTCCTGATCATCATGGTCGTCACCTTCGTCCAGGTCCGGGTCAGCAAGCGACTGGTCTACCTCGAGGGGGAGCAGCGATGA